The following coding sequences are from one Paenibacillus sp. JDR-2 window:
- a CDS encoding DUF951 domain-containing protein, giving the protein MERKQFELGDIVQMKKQHPCGSNEMEIIRMGMDIRIKCVGCKHSVLVPRAKFEKNMKKVLRSAADSGQNEQA; this is encoded by the coding sequence ATGGAGCGTAAACAATTCGAGCTGGGCGATATCGTTCAAATGAAGAAGCAGCATCCCTGCGGATCCAATGAAATGGAGATTATCCGCATGGGGATGGATATCCGTATCAAGTGCGTAGGCTGTAAACATAGCGTTCTGGTTCCGAGAGCAAAGTTCGAGAAAAACATGAAGAAGGTACTGCGTTCCGCTGCGGATTCGGGGCAAAACGAACAGGCTTAA
- a CDS encoding mechanosensitive ion channel family protein, whose product MRIALIIIIGQVIIWIANKTIDRVVLNRSESRMVLQTRRMTTVGKLVKNIISYAGYFIIGMLVLDEFGVQLAPLLAGAGVIGLAIGFGAQSLVKDIITGFFIIFEDQFAVGDVIQTGEFKGTVEVIGLRATRILSWTGEVHIIPNGMINEVTNFSMHNSIAFIDVSIGYEEDAEKAIVIIRRELERFENDNLVKPPEVLGIQTMLSTELKVRITAECIPNTQAIVARALNAYIKKVLDGHGIDIPYPRMVTYHRNERGGDPNGA is encoded by the coding sequence ATTAAACCGCTCGGAGAGTCGAATGGTCCTTCAAACCAGAAGAATGACGACTGTAGGCAAGCTGGTAAAAAACATTATCTCCTATGCGGGATATTTCATTATCGGCATGCTTGTACTTGACGAGTTTGGCGTACAGCTCGCGCCGCTGCTCGCGGGCGCCGGTGTCATTGGACTGGCTATCGGATTTGGTGCCCAAAGTCTGGTGAAAGATATTATTACGGGTTTCTTTATTATATTTGAAGATCAGTTCGCGGTTGGAGATGTCATTCAGACAGGCGAATTCAAAGGAACGGTTGAGGTTATTGGACTCCGGGCAACAAGGATCCTTAGCTGGACGGGAGAGGTTCATATTATTCCGAACGGCATGATCAATGAGGTTACGAATTTCTCGATGCATAATTCAATTGCATTTATTGATGTATCGATCGGTTACGAGGAGGACGCGGAAAAAGCGATAGTGATTATCCGCAGGGAACTCGAACGGTTCGAGAATGACAATCTCGTTAAGCCTCCGGAGGTGCTTGGTATTCAGACCATGCTGTCAACCGAGCTCAAGGTACGCATAACGGCAGAATGCATTCCTAATACGCAGGCGATCGTAGCAAGGGCATTAAATGCTTATATCAAGAAAGTGCTAGACGGCCACGGAATTGACATTCCGTATCCGCGAATGGTAACGTATCATCGCAATGAAAGGGGCGGCGATCCGAATGGAGCGTAA